The genome window CTGGGGTATCTCTGACGATGAGTATCGAAGTAACGACGCTCGATCCGCGGACCGACGCCGACGAGTGGAATCGATACGTCGAGCGCTCGGACGGGACGAACCCGTTCTACCGAGCCGAAGCGCTCCGCCTGCAGGCGACGGACACCGGGACGACGCCGCACCTGCTCGCCGGGTTCAAGGGCCAGGAGCCGATCGGGATCTTCCCCGTCTTCGAGTACGGGAAGGGGCCGGTCACCGGCGCGTTCTCGCCGGCGCCGTTCTCGTGGTCCTGTTACCTCGGGCCGGCGCTGCTGAACGTCGACAAGCTCAAACAGCGCAAGGCCGACCGCCGAACGCGGCGGTTCCTCGAGGGCTGTCTCGCCTACATCGATCAGGAGCTCTCGCCGCTGTACGCCAAGTTCGTCACCGCCGAGTTCGACGACGTGCGGACGTTCACCTGGAACGAGTACACCGTCGAACCGGGCTACACCTACGTCGTCGACCTCGAGGGAAGCGAGGACGACCTGTTGAAGCGGTTCAGCAGCGACGCGCGGAGCAACGTCCGCAACGCCGACCCGGACGCTTACGTCGTCGAAGAGGGCGACGGAGACGACGTCGAGCGCATCGTCGAGCAGGTCGCGGCCCGCTATGAGAGCCAGAGCAAGCCGTTCCAGCTGAGCACGGAATTCGCCCGTTCGATGTACGAACAACTGCCCGACGGCGCGATCCGGCCGTACGTCTGTCGCGTCGACGGGACGTTCGTCGGCGGGATCCTCGTAGTCGAATCCGATCGGACCCGCTACCGGTGGCAGGGCGGGGTCAAACCCGATACCGACGTCGACGTCCCGATCAACGACCTGCT of Haloterrigena salifodinae contains these proteins:
- a CDS encoding lipid II:glycine glycyltransferase FemX; protein product: MSIEVTTLDPRTDADEWNRYVERSDGTNPFYRAEALRLQATDTGTTPHLLAGFKGQEPIGIFPVFEYGKGPVTGAFSPAPFSWSCYLGPALLNVDKLKQRKADRRTRRFLEGCLAYIDQELSPLYAKFVTAEFDDVRTFTWNEYTVEPGYTYVVDLEGSEDDLLKRFSSDARSNVRNADPDAYVVEEGDGDDVERIVEQVAARYESQSKPFQLSTEFARSMYEQLPDGAIRPYVCRVDGTFVGGILVVESDRTRYRWQGGVKPDTDVDVPINDLLDWHVMRDGLRDGLERYDLVGAGVPSINRYKAKFNPRLETHYEITSGSFGIDLVVDRYQKHS